The Lampris incognitus isolate fLamInc1 chromosome 7, fLamInc1.hap2, whole genome shotgun sequence genome window below encodes:
- the LOC130115169 gene encoding protein sel-1 homolog 3, which yields MDSNRLCRYTLQFCLSIQIVLGLDKVTLLNPPEEPTSGHPLKVLYSCDKTATVWLECIVSFDTGAMSTLTLGHWTCVPGKAKIKVVRLGFPDWLVYRADGIVPDVQWVLSAVLRVSVGYSGLDDRHRSVLVQDVATLQPVPSLSRPRKQHPLCPAWSAEMLLLAHKTWKSQCPLEKETVHLLSSMYASTGENFGITKVLGVYGDKGLEYLRLKAVAFPWCMFSIWVFVIRHCQQSMCGVFHHIDSHENYFTPALFLTSSGKLHVQMNGESGDSSAFLCPFQVPLNQWCNFNVALRGRAVTVSMKCTDDKKRHIVHSSDHTFRHPVTLDDTDGYFVIGGGKYVRGLEGFYGPLVYYRNRIPQYSTSDVAVPEIIENVNLMGWLQACQEFRLDLNVKITGYSLKARKEAESERCVDAYYNWMVKDTRPLNLSCEPWEETFPRKQKAAKLAKFLVFKHGGREVTLASVGKALYASSLRKLSKASRFGELKKILPLLLQADCLGNNEALHLSASLYNTGLGVKRQPIKAWLLTLLAAQKDSRLALLRLGYLHQQGDLDFPPDTDLAYAYYANIAKQTTVDRQKQSAQQTFVESIYLNNEEVLELQTNENHHIFQWLSLQARNGAAEAEQAIGRMLFWGQQGVSPDIQKAVRHYERGATRLRDPVAMYDYAIVLMQGHGVEKDIPRAVAFLKKAMEQGFSPAINALGWYYEQFEKDYERAVQLWEQADLHGSPDAAMNLGVMYSQGLYPGKAADQSMAYKYYLKSAQRGHVSGAVHLADLWTTGIPGHVERRPSDAVLWAKWAAEHNGYLGKVLRRALDSYLESDMLMSFLFYVMAAESGFVAAQFNVAYLCEQNLGDLLDPDFAVHCMKKYYNLTIQSQTPDTYALIRMGDLLYEVQKDLFSAAHMYKKAALGHNAQGWHNLGFLVEEGYRLPLSVLIELGLSELYLADSNVLVTTLYTRCRDSEGTDSYLPCALSLFSVYWQSFQKDYIPTIKLSSTLAVVVAAPPVVIIVLSLLRGRGLSPH from the exons ATGGATTCCAATAGACTGTGCAGATACACCTTGCAGTTCTGCCTGAGTATACAG ATTGTTCTGGGTCTAGATAAGGTGACACTCCTGAATCCTCCAGAGGAGCCTACATCAGGCCATCCTTTGAAAGTACTTTACTCTTGTGATAAGACTGCTACTGTGTGGCTGGAGTGTATTGTATCTTTCGACACGGGTGCAATGTCCACACTTACCCTAGGACACTGGACCTGTGTTCCCGGTAAGGCGAAAATAAAGGTAGTGAGGTTGGGCTTCCCAGATTGGTTGGTATACCGAGCGGATGGGATAGTTCCTGACGTTCAGTGGGTGCTGAGCGCTGTCCTTCGAGTTTCAGTCGGGTACAGTGGACTGGATGATAGACACAGGTCTGTCCTGGTTCAGGATGTGGCGACTCTGCAGCCTGTACCTTCTCTGAGCCGTCCTCGGAAGCAGCATCCACTCTGCCCTGCCTGGAGTGCAGAGATGCTCCTGCTAGCCCATAAAACATGGAAGAGTCAGTGCCCACTCGAGAAAG AGACAGTCCATTTGCTTTCCTCGATGTATGCCTCAACCGGAGAGAACTTTGGCATCACAAAGGTTTTGGGCGTCTACGGAGATAAAGGCTTGGAGTACTTGCGTCTGAAAGCTGTCGCTTTTccatg GTGTATGTTTTCCATTTGGGTATTTGTGATCAGGCACTGTCAGCAAAGTATGTGTGGGGTGTTTCACCACATAGACTCCCACGAAAACTATTTCACACCAGCGCTCTTCCTCACAAGTTCAG GCAAGCTACACGTGCAGATGAACGGAGAGTCCGGGGACTCTTCCGCGTTTCTGTGCCCGTTCCAGGTGCCTCTGAATCAGTGGTGTAACTTCAATGTGGCGCTGCGTGGAAGAGCG GTGACTGTCTCCATGAAGTGCACGGACGATAAGAAGCGCCATATAGTTCATTCTTCAGACCATAC ATTTAGACATCCTGTAACTTTAGATGACACGGATGGTTATTTTGTGATTGGAGGAGGGAAATACGTGAGAGGACTGGAAGGTTTTTACGGGCCCTTGGTTTACTACCGCAACAGAATACCTCAGTACAGCACG TCTGACGTTGCTGTTCCAGAGATTATTGAGAATGTGAACCTTATGGGATGGCTACAAGCATGTCAAGAGTTCCGTCTTGATCTGAATGTAAAAATCACTGGATATTCACTAAAGGCCAGGAAGGAGGCCGAGTCTG AGCGCTGTGTTGATGCTTATTACAATTGGATGGTGAAGGATACACGCCCATTAAATTTGAGTTGTGAACCCTGGGAAGAGACTTTCCCGCGTAAACAAAAGGCTGCAAAACTGGCCAAGTTCTTGGTTTTCAAACATG GAGGAAGAGAGGTTACCCTTGCATCAGTGGGCAAAGCCCTATACGCCTCATCCCTTCGTAAGCTGAGTAAAGCAAGTCGTTTTGGAGAGCTGAAAAAAATATTGCCGCTACTGCTCCAAGCTGACTGCTTAGGAAATAATGAAGCTCTGCACTTGTCTGCTTCCCTCTACAACACCGGCCTGGGAGTGAAGAGGCAGCCCATTAAG GCATGGCTGCTGACCTTGCTGGCCGCCCAGAAGGACTCCAGACTGGCACTCCTTCGTCTTGGCTACCTGCACCAACAGGGTGACCTTGACTTTCCACCAGATACAGACCTGGCCTATGCATATTACGCCAATATAGCTAAGCAGACAACTGTAGACCGTCAGAAACAATCAGCACAGCAG ACATTTGTTGAGTCCATTTACCTGAACAATGAGGAGGTTTTGGAACTCCAAACCAACGAGAACCATCACATCTTCCAGTGGCTGAGTCTGCAGGCCCGCAACGGAGCAGCAGAGGCTGAG CAAGCTATTGGCCGCATGCTGTTCTGGGGTCAGCAGGGGGTGTCTCCTGACATCCAGAAAGCTGTGAGACACTACGAGAGGGGTGCCACCAGACTCAGAGACCCTGTGGCAATGTACGACTACGCCATAGTCCTAATGCAG GGACATGGAGTTGAAAAGGATATCCCGAGAGCTGTTGCCTTCCTGAAGAAAGCAATGGAACAG GGTTTTTCACCTGCAATCAATGCCCTTGGCTGGTACTATGAGCAGTTTGAGAAGGACTATGAGCGTGCAGTGCAGCTGTGGGAACAGGCTGATCTCCATGGGAGCCCTGATGCTGCCATGAATCTTGGTGTCATGTACTCCCAGGGCCTCTATCCCGGAAAAGCTGCAGATCAG TCCATGGCCTATAAGTACTATCTGAAATCTGCACAGAGAGGGCATGTCAGTGGAGCTGTTCATTTAGCTGATCTGTGGACCACTGGGATTCCTGGCCATGTCGAGAGGCGTCCGTCAGACGCCGTATT GTGGGCGAAGTGGGCAGCCGAACACAACGGATACCTGGGCAAGGTCTTGCGGAGAGCCTTGGACTCCTACCTTGAAAGTGACAT GTTGATGTCATTCCTGTTTTATGTGATGGCTGCTGAATCAGGGTTTGTGGCTGCCCAGTTCAATGTGGCATATCTCTGTGAGCAAAATCTA GGAGATTTGCTGGACCCTGATTTTGCAGTGCATTGTATGAAGAAATATTACAACCTTACAATCCAGAGTCAAACTCCCGACACCTATG CCCTGATCAGAATGGGTGATCTGCTGTACGAGGTGCAGAAAGACCTGTTCTCTgcagcacacatgtacaaaaaggCAGCGCTCGGGCACAATGCACAG GGATGGCACAACCTGGGGTTTCTTGTTGAAGAAGGATATAGGCTGCCGTTGTCAGTTTTAATTGAACTGGGTCTGTCGGAGCTGTACCTGGCAGATAGCAATGTGCTTGTAACTACTTTGTACACCAG ATGCAGAGACTCAGAGGGAACAGATTCCTACTTGCCTTGTGCCCTCTCGCTCTTCAGTGTTTACTGGCAGTCATTCCAAAAGGACTACATTCCTACTATTAAG CTCTCCAGTACTCTTGCAGTGGTTGTTGCAGCTCCACCAGTAGTTATAATCGTTCTCAGTCTTCTCAGGGGGCGTGGCTTGTCTCCGCACTAG